CACTCTTAAATCCACAGTAACTCTCTGTTTTCACCATCTATATTGTCATTTCAATAGTTTAGCACCGTTTTCTGCCTCTAAATTCTTTTTTCTGTGATGCTTTATCTTCTCCGCTTGTTCTGTTAGGGGTCAAAAGAGctgttaaatatataaatgagttCTTGGCTCCTGCGTTGTGTaatcaggtaaaaaaaaaaaaaaaagtgtgccaTAACGGAATGTTTCTTTGACATGTGGCCATGCAAACAGCATGCAGAATGACTTTGCTTAATATAACTAACTGTCAGGCACTAACGGGTGTTCACAGATTCTATAAAGATCCAAATGGCAGCACGTTAGGTCCAAATCAAAGTGAATAACTTTCAATTTGGCGCTCTGTGATCATCTGTGTAGCCTGTTCTGCATGGATGTCTTCTGTCTGGGTCAGTCATGGTCTGCTTGTCCCCTGCAGGTGTCTCAAAAGCAGTTGATCATATCAATAAAACAATTGCACCTGCACTGGTTAACAAGGTAGGACCAATTATTGTTTCCCAGTATAACTGTTTGCTAGTGTCCAAACCCTTACATCATGCTGACGTATAGGGACAAAATATTGCATAACTTTTTATAAGTGTTGTGCAGTAAAATAGTTTGAACACAAACTGTACAAATGGCACATCCGATGTTAACCAAAAGATCTGCGTAGCTTTGTGTGTAACTTTAACCTGTGATAACTAACTTGTCTGGagtgtttttggttttgtcttttaaaacCTAAACctcagtgcgtgtgtgtgttatgatGAATATTTTGAATTGACTGACATGAGCTGAGACTGTGTTTATGAACCCAGGATGTGAATGTTCTGGAGCAGGAGAAGATTGACAAGTTGATGCTGGATATGGATGGCACTGATAATAAATGTAAGATTTCTTTTTACCCCTcgttttaagttttttaataCCATTCCTTATCAACCTTGCAGGAAAAGGCATTGTAGGCTTCTAATATATCAATAGCTGTTGGTCCATAATAAACTGTTTAAAGGCACATATAatgcattgattttttttttttttttttactctagcTAAATTTGGTGCTAATGCCATCCTGGGCGTCTCCCTGGCTGTGTGCAAGGCTGGTGCAGCAGAGAAGGGCGTTCCTCTTTACCGCCACATTGCTGACCTGGCGGGTAACCCTGAAGTCATTCTTCCAGTCCCTGTGAGTATCAGTGTTGTAAATATTTCATGTCATGTACAGTTTAAAGGCATCTTGTTAATTTGACTAGCACGATGCCTGCCCTCAAAAAActtctctttttgttgtttttgcttcTTAGGCGTTCAATGTCATCAACGGTGGCTCCCATGCAGGCAACAAGCTGGCCATGCAGGAATTTATGATCCTTCCTGTTGGGGCAAGCACCTTTAAGGAGGCCATGCAAATTGGGGCTGAGGTCTATCACAACCTGAAGAATGTCATCAAGGAGAAGTACGGCAAGGACGCCACCAACGTGGGAGATGAGGGTGGCTTTGCCCCCAACATCCTGGAGAACAAAGAAGGTGTGAGGGAGACACATTTAGAAAGTCAAAACCATGTGTTACTGTGAGCCTTGGCTAGTTTAAAAGTCTAGTTCAAGGTCTGCTTTCCTTTGTTTCTGCAGCAGCATAAATGATAACAATCTGTGtggaattttgtttttttcccactaGCACTGGAGCTTTTGAAGAATGCCATTGCCAAGGCTGGCTACACTGACAAGATTGTTATTGGCATGGACGTGGCTGCCTCCGAGTTCTACAAGGGTGGCAAGTACGATCTGGACTTCAAGTCACCTGACGACCCCAGCCGCTACATTTCTGCTGATAAACTGGGTGATCTCTACAAGAGCTTTGTCAAAGATTATCCTGGTGAGTCTCAACATTTGATCATTCGCCTGGATTTACctggacatgtcctcttttcacatcttgtccagggatattttacaaattaatgaaattgtttgggtttcccagggaccttgaCTATATATAGGGGAACTTGTTCATTTTAAAGACCGTAACTGTTCTAATATTTGCTCGATCTAAGacattccaccagtttctgaaagttaAGGAGTTGTGTTTTCTAAATCCAATATGTTGTCAAttctgtaattttactcacatgtgacggaatcattaaaggcacagtctgcaactctcggccccctctctccccctccctcctcgctgctctcttgtcctgcctccaaactccttcagaggagctaacgttagtccgacagaaACATCAcggtaatataacatgctctgttaaaagcatattactgcagcgcttctctctctctctctatgggCACACACCTTAGCAGCAACatgtgtcacttacagcagcccacacggaggttGCTGCTcgaacataatgtaaatcaagctgcagaaaagtcaccaattccatcttctactcctccacactgtaaaaaagacggtgctCTAGCTCCGAGAAAGGggtggggcctgtgagcaacagctgtcagacagtccatcaaacacaatcctggctctgattggttgtttttgttcggtcgcggtgcattctggcaatctgccaaaggttgcaggagcagcagagggctcaatgagcctttttttttttttcacacaaactactagtttgatgtaaagctgtccttgcatagtaacagctttagcaaatatgacaaattcacttttataacagttacagactgcacctttaaagatgccgatttgttttgatgaaatcatcccacacgaggaaaagagaaaaagaagcaaGATTACGAGTGACCATATTagtggatttaattgaaaaggttatttattgaagtatatattaaataattactaACTGTTCTGTaagcaatacatttttttgttggttttaatTTCTAGGAGATTTTTCTCATATTGTTTCAAGAGATTTTAAGGTTAATATGGTTATAATTTATAATACAGgtgaccagtgtttggaataacggtgtTATGTAATgccgtttgtttttcagtaacggggtaatctaactaattactttttatgccgttacaacgccgttatcgttactgaatgTTAAATGCAGTACTTTCCTTGATAATGAGTTATTTATATTAtcgagtaatttagttactaacgcagttactttttttgaacaagtagtgagtaactatagctaattacttttttaaagtaacgttcccaacactgcagGTGACTGACTGgagtcaccactgatttcagattACAGGATTTTATTAATTCTCTGCTGCCACCAAGTGGCCAGTAGttgctatttttttaaaaccattcAGTGATGGTGTAACATGACTAATTTCATTGTTTGTAACATTAACCTCTCTGCCGTTTCCATTCTTATAGTGGTGTCCATTGAGGACCCCTTTGACCAGGATGACTGGGAAGCATGGACCAAATTTACAGCCGGCACCAGCATCCAGGTGGTGGGTGACGATCTCACCGTCACTAACCCCAAACGTATCGCCAAGGCTGTGGCTGAAAAGTCCTGCAACTGCCTGCTGCTGAAAGTCAACCAGATCGGCTCAGTTACAGAGTCCCTGCAGGCGTGAGTGTCCAGTTCATTTATCAGTCTGTTCCAGTCAAAGCCAGTAAGAATAGGTTTAATGTgtgcctttttattttaattcttctttaGATGCAAGATGGCCCAGAGCAATGGCTGGGGTGTGATGGTCAGCCATCGCTCAGGAGAGACTGAAGACACTTTCATTGCTGACCTTGTGGTCGGTCTATGCACTGGACAGGTTAGTCTGCGCTGACCTTCTTTCCTCTTATTGATTCAAACATGGATTAACAAATGGcacccagaggtgaaagtagcGGATTACAACTACTcctgttactgtaattgagttgcttttatggttaCTTGTACTTTTCTGTAGGGATATCTTGATACTACTTtgtcacttccgatacgataccgatattgcaacctGGAGTACTTgccgatatcagcacgaatcatacatacttttagtatttagtacatactttagtgtggaatgttagaaaagaatTGATttagtgatgttactcaaacagagagcaatagtcaacaattcaagttcacttcagttatttttactgtcagtatgtGGTCGGAACAACTGAGGGTGGGGACAAAAACTTATCGAAGATTTTagatcggattgggacacccctactttttTGAGTGCCTTTATTTCTttgaaaatgtactcaagtacaagcaaaATTACTAATTAAgtaatttgtttctttttttttacatttcataaaTTTAGTTAAcgtagagcctgagaatttttaaaaattttggattgaattcattgattttatttaagcACACGTTTTGTTTTATACAgctgcctttgtggaaaataaattaagtctagtctaattgtgcaagatttgatctctacttttttaagtttatacacaaaatgtttactgtatgcaagtgtCAAAGTGCAATATGTAACTATTGGAGAACTATAAAGATTTGCTACATAGCATGAACCTGTACTGCATGTTCATGCTATGTAGCCCTGGAATTTGTGGCATTGTTTGAAAATGtcattattcaaatttttttcttcagattAAGTATTGAGACaattctttattttaaaaacaatttagtCTCCTTTCAAActacaaattatatatatttttttaaaacaaaagaacagGTGGCACTTTAATTCCAGGAGGTAAATGGGGAttaattttatgtttgaaataaaaaaaaatcaaaacttgTTTTGAGACTTCGATGTCATCAGTACTTTTTGTTTCCTTTATAAATAGGAGGAAAATCAGGAAAAATCATAGATTTTTGTTTGTGAGAAAAttgaagattttatttttaggcCATATTGCTTAGCCCtggttccaattgtgcaagatttggccgcttaagtttatacatgagatgtttactgtatgcaagggaactgtagcaagatttattaccaaaactaAATTGGGGGGGTGAAGAtaaatagtaacttttactttgcgTACTACTTgagatattttttacttggAGGATTGTTTTAAATATGACTTGTACAAGTAACTGTACTAcagtatatcagtactctttacaaccCTGATGACACTCCGCCTTGAACTTTGAAGTTCCAGATTAATCATGTGATTTCTCCCCCCTCAGATCAAGACTGGTGCTCCTTGCCGATCTGAGCGTTTGGCCAAGTACAACCAGCTCCTGAGGTAAGTTTTGATCATGAACCTAAACTATGCTTCTGCCCTGGTACATTAGACCACTTATACTCTGCTATTCCCTTTCCCAGGATTGAAGAGGAGCTCGGTGCTAAGGCCCGCTTTGCCGGCCAGAACTTCAGGCACCCCATTTGAGCTGGTCTTCCTCAGCGGGCCTGTGTGTGTTCATTGCTCTTAAGTACCCCTCATATAAATGCCACACTAGATTGCCTGCCCTGTTCGGAGAGAGCTTCTTCTGATAGCACTGCTGAAACCCAAGGTCCAAGTCTGTGGCATTaatggcagcagcagcacatctgTGCAGCCACAACTCATTCTCAAACTGTGCTTTAGCTCCTCCTCGTTGTCAGTTCCTGTGTCTGTGTAGTTTTGTGAGAGATTTATTTAGCTTACTGTGAGCTGTAGTGATGCTGTTCCTCCTATGCATATGTCAGCTACTGTAACTTTAGTAAAGTCTTTGCCCTGAGAGGGCTAGCAACACTGTGTGCAATGTTTCGTGTCTCAGAGGTCCTGTGTCGCTGTAAGGGATGGCCGAAgtgcataataaataatatagttTCAAGTGTGGTGATAGTTTTTTACACTTTACAAACacgacaatgtttttttttttttcttctgacatTCAGCGTGAACAATTATACTTAATATGACTTTATAGCTTCTCTGTAGATAAATGACTGCCTCCCACCTGTGTGAAGAAGGTGATATAATCTGATGTATCAGGAGGCAGAAACATGATCCCAAAGCAGCAGGTAGCCACTACTATGCCTGTGTAAAAGAATTCAGCATTTGGTTGGGCTCTATCCCAGTTCTGTTTAGATGAATGAGGATCTATTAACCAGTGATATGAAACCTCAGCATTGCCAACTGGGCTCATGCCACACCAAATACTTGTTATCTTGTGTGAACTTGCTTTAGTTGTCCTGCTAACACCAACGATATAAATTGTAAATCACTGGTATAAAGGCCAAAGCAGGCAACACATTAAAGATAATTTAAACACTAGTTGctagaaatgggaataatgctatgatttatgttttaatctaCATCCACAAAGGCTACTGTGAGACATCAACACTGAAATTCTCATCCTTGTCATTGGCGCCATCTAGTGAGAACAGGAGTACTGTCCTGGTTGATCATTACATTAGAACTGGAACGTTTCTTTTTCCATACACCTTATGGCCTTTTTGGTACATATTTTTACTAGCTAATTTGTTAAAGGTAAATTAATTTTTGACCAAAAACTGGTGTCACATTCCCAATTGGAAGGAAAATTTCCACTGGAACTGGATCTTGGGAATAttgaaaaatagaaacttttaatGGGAaaatatttattggaattaactggAAATGGGCAGTAATTTAAAGTAACTatgcaaaatattttaaaatcaaaacatttcaacaaatgtaactgtaagcacaactttacaattacTTGCTCAAAGTAAtatcattttaaacattaaaatgggATTTCATCTCAATAGTTTTATAACTGAAAATCACAGTGGAAAAAACAGCACTAATCACTAAAAAACTGGGTCCAGttcaaaagtatttttttatttttattttatatttatttattaattttttcacaacaaaaacatcactGTTAAAATATCACTCATGTACCTGACCTCTTACTTAAAAATAGAAAAGGGGTTAGGCAGGGTAGGAAATACGTTCAAGTATACTTGTACTAAATCTGGTCGATTaagatattaaaatatattttctcaattaTATTTAACAACCCTGTTAAGGGTCAACCTTCCATTTTGGAAATTCCCTGTTTATTCCCTGTTAATTCTCATAAATGATGGTTGATTCCAatggaaagtttccaactttgGAATTTCCTTGAATTGTGCAACCCTATTCTTAAACAGGGCATTTCATGAAGTCATGATAGTAAACAGATGTCAAAATTTGTAatgttgatgaaaaacaaagGTTAGACGAGAGCTTTGTTGGAGAAACATTCCATACTAACCTGGCCTTTAcgtaaaatgtattaaaaacccCTTGGTATTAAAGCCCACTCTGATTCATGCCAGACCTGCAGAATAATAAGGTGGGGAAGACCCTCTGCTAACAAGTCATTggctaaagcaggggttctcaaccttggggtcgagagatactgggagggggtcgccatatgccttcaagaaactaagaactaACAATTTGAGTCCATCCTTGTTATATTTGAACcttttttcatctgtttttcttgccatatttttgctcctttcaatgcatttttgctactttactaccatttctgtcatttctccagcaaattttaatgccttttctgcacatttttttccactttcacaaCATTTTCAgctcttataaaccctttctgccacttttcccacctaatgccACATAtactgacccattattgtcacttttaacctattttcaccgtATTTCATGCCTAATTTTTCCAAATTTCACCACATTCCCAATTTGTCATggtcattatttgccagtttaaactaattgtcccAACATTGACACTTGAACCctctttaccactttttctgtccatttttgcccactctaattagcaacttttaaccattgtctgtggtttttcaaatcccatttcaccaccttttccaccatttttggtcactttaacttaaattaaattaaattgggctttaagcctttattggtcatgtatatgttgttacatgcatatattgaaatttgtcctctgcaattagtttatttctgattaaaataaggatttacatctttaagatgactatatatactatggtgcaaataataataaactttcctCTGTGTTCCAACACCTTCAGGTACATTGGGGGTCCCCGTTCTctggcacttttatttttgggggttgcgggctgaaaaggttgaaaatcaTGGGCTAAAGCTGTGTTTctcaaccaggggtacgcgtacccctaggggtacatgagcacattgcagggggtacgtggaaaaattaagaaattatttccaagataataaaaaatatattatatatataaaaataattctcagtcatttcataagtccttcaataaaatggtacatgtgcgcaatgacttgtttttaaagtttaaatgcctgtttaaaggggacataatcaaagaagctccttttgtggtaaatgtcataaaacttattatttatattacttattatttttattcttgttttttttttctaatttcaactttattatttttctttaataacaatataatcaaaatatattagaattaataatacaaatgtttactatagtattttttcttatatttatcatttctattgccttgaaggcaacatcattttatgtttaatttgagttaaataatgtctgaatattaattgttcaatttaagaagatgaaatcCAATGATttgcgttgaatattcagttgtgttatgttctacttttggagaatcatgaacacgtatgagtgagggggtactcatggtatgacagaaaggctcaaggggtacacaagacaagaaaggttgaaAATCATGGGCTAAAGGACCTCTGAAATGTAAGATGATTGGATATCAAGTGAGCCACGGCTAAATGGTGTAAACACAGAGAAGCTGTTAACCTTTCCAGGAGTCGCTAACTGACAAAATATTACTCCATGAACACATCAATGACTCATCCATGCTGTCACAAAATCCACAGAACAGCATCCAAAACACTGCCGGCCTCACTCGCCTCAATTAGCTCTAGTGTttgtaacacaacaacaaaaacaatcaaaaagaaATAGTTTCCAGGTGAAAACCCCTGctgtccagaaaaaaaaacttgactgAAGCTCCATctaacaatgaaaataaatatctgaatgGATTCCAAAACCTTTGGGGAAAATGGAAGTTGTTTGTCATGTTACAAGTGGTGGAAAACTGACTCAGTATTTCCAAAAACGAACACCATGTGAAAGATCGCAGTGGTAATGTGATGGTCTGAGGCAACTTTGTTGCTCCAGGATgcagctagcattaacattagcattagcattaactagaaTAAGCTTAACTGAAATGAATTCTCCACTCTCTGCACTTGAAAGAACGCTGAAAATAGTCTCAGCTCCGAAAACAAAATCAGAAGTTGTCGATGCTTCTCGGCTTAGATGCTGAGAAAACTTTTGAAAAGGCGGATTGGCGTTACCTGGAACGAACCTTTGCAAAAATGGGATTCTATTGTGATTTTGATAACTTGATTGGAGTGTTTTACTCTGGACCCATAATGAGAGTCTTTCGTTTAAGACGCTTCCCTCTGGCCCCTATTGTTCACTATTAGTATTGAACCCCTGGCAGAAATGATTAGAGAGAACCCTAAAATAAGTGGAATTACAGGCGGAGGAGGTACATATAAAATATTGTACGCAGATGATGACATTTTATACATtataaagctgatatccagagtttctgagaaacgtcttggtgtcccgccctaaacagcctcacttcctcccactgcttctgccaatctaccagaagccacgcctctacttttctgcacatgcatcacggaacataacaaggttgcattgggttgtattgatataggtctatgggtcatgtaagagccaaaatcatatttatctgtttgctgttgtgacgcacagCCTTgtttccacattcactttgattgacagtctcaaaaacacaaagatgaaGCTTATTGGCTGGGCAaagtcggcgatcgtttccatttgtatagaggtctataggatgaaggagggacttatatacattaatgtataggAATGACCAGCggcagtagatcatagtaaatGACTAGTTaggtttatttatgtatttcaaaagaatcatacacaaacataaatttctcagaaactccggatatcagctttaacaacTAATGTTGTGCTGATACTATCGATAGGGGCCCCGATATGGCACTAAAAGCCTGGCATCGGTATAGGCAAGTAACACGCCGAAGCCATTTACAGCATCAAACTCTTCCTCAAACGCATcaccttgtgtttttcttcctctcGACTCTTCTGCCGTGACTCCTGATCACAGAAACACATAGTTACATGTACAGTGCATGCCGAGGCAAGCTATCGCTATGGGCCCGGAGCTGCCGCTCTGAACCAATCGCGGGGCTACGTTTTCATgttcctgaaaaacaaacaaatgtcccGACACATGAGAGGAAATATTGGCGATTTTGAGGACCTGATTTTTGCGAGAAAAACAGGTCAtacctttttttaaacactgcagTATCGGCATGTATCGATATCGGCTGATACTATGCAACTGGGTATCGATATTGGCATAGGGACAAAAAAAAGCATCGGAATAACACTATGACCAACCTATTATCCCTTTATACCAACATGCCGAAATTGCTTGGATGATTTTGGTTAAGTGTCTGGCTATTTCGGGTTAATAGAACTCTATCTAAGGCCATGGTGTAAGTCGGTAAATAagaaaaagttacatttaattGGTCATCAGAAGGTTGAGATACATCAAGGATCTCCTATCAAGGTGGGAGATGTTTGGTAGGATTGAAACAATCCATATGAACATAATGCCCAgattaatatactgtatctctTTCAGTCATTACCCATATGGATACCTGCATCTCATTTAAAAATCATTGATAAAAGTTtaaacaccagtgacgtgcagtcacagtaggcaaggtaggcagtgcctacccaagggtgaattgatattttgattatttgttttaattataatataattataaattattcattccgatagcctacaatacctataagtttgaaagtgtcagcattttgtgcttttcataaaacattgccatttcctaaccgctgtaaggcaggaggaggccacgccccctctcaaaggcacattgctgatctgcctctgttcccattgcgtgttttttatatgtttgcgcatgcgcagtcaggtccccaagatgacaaccatttacgtccaaaggcagtgtagagagctgcctttggacgtaaacgtgctatgctaaatgctatacctaagttcacagtgcattagtgaattgatttCACctgaccgctgctgctgctacgttctctagccagtgggcgggataacactacagtgagGATGACTCCGCTAgacacaataaagaaacttttttttgaggaaaaacgacagcttttaaaagatgggagaccaacacctgagctaccagaccttcagcaaaggtaaggtcagaaaattgttggtattttctacagtgaatggaaggattggctttgtggatgagcctcactgaggctgttccgtgttgttgttgttgtctttttctctgtttctgtttccaacacaaacaacggatgcgctgtcgtgtcatgagatatatcttgttgggagagtatggaggctatattaaataattgttcatgtttctctaatggtgttttacgatgttgattttgttagatggctaaatacttgttcatgtggatcttgaaGGGCTTTTAtccttcttattatgaattttatattttgataagctcattgacatgactttgttgtaaattgtgctatacaaataaagttgaattgaattgaattaacacttgccagcggaaacatatgaaattgccATTGGTGTTtacattggtggtcttgatttggaacaccctgcctacccaaccctagtgctcacggcacatcactgttAAACACGTTTATACGgcaaaaatcaaacaaaccaAGGATTCAACGCTTAATGAAAAGAAACAGTGGAATTTAGAGGTTCTTGACTTGAAATATGCACAAATGCATGGTATGGTTGAATGGGTGCTAGAAGATAAGTAGACAAACTGGCTTAaaccagacaacaacaaaaaatatgacccCTGATTCCCCTTGAGAGCATCCCATGCctggaaagaaaataaatggagGGAGTTGAAGATAAGAAATGAATGGATAAAATACAACCAAAGGGTGTGGTTTCTTGTCAAGAAAAAGTTGGGTGCCAAAAATTGCCAAAGATATACATTTTCTACCAAATAACTTAGATTCTGGATTTCAGACAAAAATAATTGATAACCAACTGTTTGACTGAGGAGCCCTAAAATCCTTTAAACAATTACAAGATACGTTTGGTTTGCTGCCCCATGATTTCTATAGATATTTACAATTAAGAACTAAGACATTTGTCTATAGAATACTAATAAAATGTATAGAAGAAACAAGCACcagaaaaaatagttttaaatatttacaaatgctTACAGACACACCTTTCAGGAAACTCCCTGGACATACAAGAGAAATGGGAACTTGAGTTGAATGTTGTTATTGAGGGTGAAAAATGGGACAGAGATTGCGAAAAAGGACACAAAACTTCAAGCATTCATGTATGGAAAGTTGGTGGCAGACCACACACATTCATTTTCTGGGACTGTCCAATGCTAAATAAACTTGGATAGGCATACAAATAGAAATATGATCTATAGTGAATGTTGACTTGCCGCTTGACTCAAGATACAACTTAAGCATATTCCTTTGTTCGTCGCCAGGAAAATGATAATGATATGTTGGCTTAAAGCATTACCTCCCACCCTTCACCAATAGAAAAGAGAGATTGAAGACTGTTGACTGTGGACTCTTGTAATTAATCAACTTAAACTGTCGAAAAGCGGAGAAAGAGTGGATTGAATGGCAATGGGATGAAAGCCatgttctttttgtttattttgttttctcaaatGTATCTTGCAACTTGTTATCTGTacaaatttgaattaaaataatgattacaaatatgaataaatagataaataaaatataattcttCACTccactaaaaagaaaaaaaaagtcagaaagaGAATATGTGGCTtgagaaaaaagtaaatgaaaatgtaatagtTGCCAACAAGTCTAAGTCTGCTCTGAAATGTCACACTTTCACACAGAGCCAGGTTCGTTTGGAAAGTTAATTAAACTTAACATATGAAGTAATTTATTTAGAATTGTGTTGGGTTTTGATATAAACATGTATTCAATGATGTTATGGAACACAtctctgacaaaaaaaaaaaagctaaaagttgGAAAATAATCTTTACAAAAGTAAGTTTATATGTTTCAACTGAATATTCATGAATGCATTCTTTGTAATTCCGTGTTTAACTTTAATATGATATTTCCCTCTCCTATGCTGCTGCGTAattattccatattttttttt
This portion of the Gouania willdenowi chromosome 7, fGouWil2.1, whole genome shotgun sequence genome encodes:
- the eno1a gene encoding enolase 1a, (alpha) isoform X2, with translation MSILKVHAREIFDSRGNPTVEVDLYTKKGLFRAAVPSGASTGIYEALELRDNDKTRYMGKGVKRAVKYINEFLAPALCNQDVNVLEQEKIDKLMLDMDGTDNKSKFGANAILGVSLAVCKAGAAEKGVPLYRHIADLAGNPEVILPVPAFNVINGGSHAGNKLAMQEFMILPVGASTFKEAMQIGAEVYHNLKNVIKEKYGKDATNVGDEGGFAPNILENKEALELLKNAIAKAGYTDKIVIGMDVAASEFYKGGKYDLDFKSPDDPSRYISADKLGDLYKSFVKDYPVVSIEDPFDQDDWEAWTKFTAGTSIQVVGDDLTVTNPKRIAKAVAEKSCNCLLLKVNQIGSVTESLQACKMAQSNGWGVMVSHRSGETEDTFIADLVVGLCTGQIKTGAPCRSERLAKYNQLLRIEEELGAKARFAGQNFRHPI
- the eno1a gene encoding enolase 1a, (alpha) isoform X1, whose product is MSILKVHAREIFDSRGNPTVEVDLYTKKGLFRAAVPSGASTGIYEALELRDNDKTRYMGKGVSKAVDHINKTIAPALVNKDVNVLEQEKIDKLMLDMDGTDNKSKFGANAILGVSLAVCKAGAAEKGVPLYRHIADLAGNPEVILPVPAFNVINGGSHAGNKLAMQEFMILPVGASTFKEAMQIGAEVYHNLKNVIKEKYGKDATNVGDEGGFAPNILENKEALELLKNAIAKAGYTDKIVIGMDVAASEFYKGGKYDLDFKSPDDPSRYISADKLGDLYKSFVKDYPVVSIEDPFDQDDWEAWTKFTAGTSIQVVGDDLTVTNPKRIAKAVAEKSCNCLLLKVNQIGSVTESLQACKMAQSNGWGVMVSHRSGETEDTFIADLVVGLCTGQIKTGAPCRSERLAKYNQLLRIEEELGAKARFAGQNFRHPI